Part of the Spiroplasma endosymbiont of Poecilobothrus nobilitatus genome is shown below.
ATTAAGGGTAAAAAATTTAAAAATTTAACACAATTAAAATAAGAACTTTTTGATTTTGTGCATTGATATAACAATATTCGAATTCATGGCAGTTTAAATTATTTATCTCCAGTTACTTTTAGAAAACAAATGTCTATATAAAAAGTGTCCTAAAAAGTGTTGCCATTCCAATCTCTTGTTCAAATTTATTCATGATTAAATGTTCTTCTTCCAGGTGGAAACTCAAAAGACATTAAACCAAACTTATTATTTCATAAATTATTTAAAAAATCAGTAACAATATTATTAACATTATCTTCATCAACTTTATGAAAACGATTTTGTTGCATTATTAATAATAATTCAAAAATTTTTTGTTCATCTGTTACATCAAAATTATCACTTGGTGGAAGATGATATTGCTTCGCTAACAAAGAAAAATAATATTTATGCATTCATTTTATTGCAGCTAAGCAAATTTCTTCTTTTGGTAAAATATCTTCTTTGATTGACCGTGTAAAAGCTAAATTCATTGCTACTTGTGGGTCATTAATTTTAGGCCATAAAATTCCCGGAGTATCAACTAAATCAATTTGATGATTTAATTTTAATCATTGTTGGCCTTTTGTTACACCTGGTTTATTACCAACTCGAGTTGAATTTCGTTTTATTAAAGCATTAATAAAAGTAGATTTTCCAACATTAGGAATGCCAATTACCATTACTTTTAGTTTTGGTGATTTAATTCCCCTATTTTTATCACGTTCAATTTTACCAGATAAAACAAAATAAATTTTTTCAATAATTAATTTTGTAATATTGCCATGCTTACTATCCAATAGTAAAACAGCAATTTGTTGAGATTGGTAATATTCAAGTCATGCCTTGGTGGCAACTGGGTCCGCTAAATCTTTTTTATTTAAAATAATTAACTTTGGTTTTAAACCACGTAAGTTATCAACCAACGGATTTGAAGAGGAAAACGAAATTCGACTATCAACAATTTCAATTACTAAATCAATTAATTTACTTTGCTCATCAATTTGTTTAATTGCCTTTGCCATGTGGCCAGGAAACCAATGAATATTTGTTGTCATTTTATTTTCCTCCTTTTAATTTTTTTTTTAAAATTTTTATCATTTTAAATAAAAATTATTTAACATAATCTTCAACTCATTCCAATGAAATTGCGGGAATTTTCTTCCCTTTTTTAATATCTTATAAAAATTTAGCACACAGAAATAAATTATCGGTTGTTTCACTGTCGGGTAAAGATAAGTTTGTTGTGTCATTAATTTAATAAATTCTTTAACAATTTGTTTTACTGATGATTTTGGTTGAATTCGAACACTATATGATGTTTCTATTTTTTTTGATATTTTGTTAATAATAATTGGAATGCTTTAATTGCTACTATTTCCGTATTATCTTCTATTTTAAAAAGTCCTAAAATTTCTGTATTTCAATAAACATTTGGTTGAGAAAAATTAATCCCCGTAATTGGTACTGTGTCAATAAATTCAACATTATTATAACGATAAATTTTTTCACGGGTAAAAAATATTCCTCTTACTTTTTTCAAATGATTCATTATTATCAAATATTTTTTCTAATAAAAGTTCTTTATTACTATCTGGTAAACTAATAATTAATATTTTCTTATTAGCATACTTTTTTAAAAGTTTCTTAAAATTGGTTAAACACCGCTGATATTATTTACTAGTTTGCTCTTCATGACATAATAACATTTGACAATAAATTTCTTGGCTATGATAATATTCCATTCATTTTTTTGTTTGTTCAACATCAGCTTTTTGTATGTTTGAAAATAAAATTATTCTTTTCACATCATTTAATTTCACATAATTTAAAAGATTAGCACCAGAATGTGCAATTCTTGCATCAACTACTTAAATAATAACATCAGCTGTTTCAACAAATTTATAAACCATCTTATTATTTTTAATAAATTCTTTGGGAATTGAAAATTTCTTATCACACATAATTGTGTTTCCTCCTTGTGTTATTATT
Proteins encoded:
- the ylqF gene encoding ribosome biogenesis GTPase YlqF, with protein sequence MTTNIHWFPGHMAKAIKQIDEQSKLIDLVIEIVDSRISFSSSNPLVDNLRGLKPKLIILNKKDLADPVATKAWLEYYQSQQIAVLLLDSKHGNITKLIIEKIYFVLSGKIERDKNRGIKSPKLKVMVIGIPNVGKSTFINALIKRNSTRVGNKPGVTKGQQWLKLNHQIDLVDTPGILWPKINDPQVAMNLAFTRSIKEDILPKEEICLAAIKWMHKYYFSLLAKQYHLPPSDNFDVTDEQKIFELLLIMQQNRFHKVDEDNVNNIVTDFLNNLWNNKFGLMSFEFPPGRRTFNHE